CCAAACGATTGGCGAGGCCTATCTTGGCGGACGCATCAGCGTGATCAACCGCCCCAAAGCCACGACATTTCTGCCGTATCGGTTGGATCCGAAAGATACACGCCGCGTGTTTGCCGAGCGTGGCTGGAAGCGCATCGTCGCGTTTCAGACCCGCAACCCCGTCCACCGGGCGCATGAGTACATCCAGAAATGCGCGTTGGAAATCTGCGACGGGATGCTGCTGCATCCAATCGTCGGCGAAACCAAGGGGGATGACATCTCAGCGGCGGTGCGGATGAAAAGTTACGAAGTCCTCCTCGCCAATTATTATCCGAAGGATCGCGTGCTCCTCGCCGTCAACCCCGCCTCGATGCGCTACGGCGGGCCGCGCGAGGCGATCTTCCACGCGCTCATTCGCAAGAACTATGGCTGCACCCATTTCATCGTCGGGCGCGACCATGCCGGGGTGGGGAAGTTCTACGGCACCTACGACGCGCAGAAAATCTTCGATGACTTCAGCCCTGAAGAGATCGGCATCACCCCGTTGAACTTTGAGAACACCGCCTACTGCATCGTCTGCGGCAGCATGGTGTCGAGTAAAACCTGCCCGCATCCTGCGGAGAAACACCTCAGCCTTAGCGGCACCAAGGTGCGCGAGCTGCTCTTGGCAGGGACGCCTCCGCCGCCCGAAGTCTCTCGTCCAGAGGTCGCGGCCGTCCTCATCGAAGCCATGCGGCAACGCGTGGCCGCCTAACAGCGAAGAGCGATATCAGATATCGAATTCGATATCTGATATCGAAGTTGAATGCGCGTTGAACTTAAGCACGTCTCAAAATCGTTTCAGCAGAACGGCCAAGCCATCGAGGTGCTCCGTGACATCAACCTCGTCGTGGAGGACGGGGAATTCGTGTGCCTGCTCGGCCCCTCCGGATGCGGCAAGAGCACCATCATCAATCTGATCGCCGGCCTGGACAAACCGACCCAAGGCCAGGTGCTCGTCGGCAGCAAACCGGTGGGCGCGCCCGCATCGTCTCGTACGGTTGTGTTCCAAGAAGCGGCGCTGTTTCCATGGCTCAGTGTGCTGGGCAACGTGGAATTCGGATTGCGCATGGCCGGCCTGTCCAAGGAGAAACGGCGCGCGCGAGCGATGGAGTATATTAAGCTAGTACACCTGTCGAAATTTGCCCACGCCTACCCGCATCAACTCTCTGGGGGCATGAAACAGCGCGTGGCCATCGCGCGCGCCCTCGTCCTGCAGCCGGAGATTCTGCTGCTCGATGAGCCCTTCGCCGCCTTGGATGCCCAGACCCGCTCGGTGCTGCAAAACGAGCTGCTCGAAATCTGGGCGCTCGCGCGTCCGACGATTCTGTTCGTGACGCATAATGTGCGCGAGGCGACCGGCCTGGCGGATCGGGTCTATGTCATCTCGGCGCGCCCGGGCCGCATTCGTGATATGCGGCCGATCACGATGCCTCGGCCGCGGCACGCGGAGGACGCAGCACTACTGGCGCATCAGCACGCGATCCTCGGCTTGCTTGGTGAAGAGGTTGAGCAGGTCTTTCGTGAAGAACTCGGCGAAACGGTTCACTTTCCTGAAGCGCAGCACGAGGAGGACTCCCGAGGGCGAGCACGGGGGATGCACAGCTGATGCGTGGTGTTCGACGCGCAACGTTCATGACCGCAGGCCAGACCGCAGCCGCCCTCCTGCTCTTGTACGGCGCGTGGTGGTTGACGTCGCGCCTCACCCCGTGGCCTTCACCGCAGGCGGTGTTTCAGGTGCTGGGATCCAATCTGCACACTCCTCACTTTCAAGCAGCCCTGCTCGGCAGCCTGCGCCGGATGGTCATGGGATATGCCTTGGTTGTCGTGATCGGCATCGGAGGCGGCTTGTTGCTGGGGCGCATCCCGCTGGTGGATCACGTGCTGGGCAGCTTCGCGGTGGCCATTCACGCGATTCCCGGGGCGGCATGGGTGCCTTTGTCGATTCTCTGGTTTGGGATGACGGAGCGAGCCGTCATCTTCACGATCGTGCTGGGTGCGGCAGGC
This is a stretch of genomic DNA from Candidatus Omnitrophota bacterium. It encodes these proteins:
- a CDS encoding ABC transporter ATP-binding protein, which codes for MRVELKHVSKSFQQNGQAIEVLRDINLVVEDGEFVCLLGPSGCGKSTIINLIAGLDKPTQGQVLVGSKPVGAPASSRTVVFQEAALFPWLSVLGNVEFGLRMAGLSKEKRRARAMEYIKLVHLSKFAHAYPHQLSGGMKQRVAIARALVLQPEILLLDEPFAALDAQTRSVLQNELLEIWALARPTILFVTHNVREATGLADRVYVISARPGRIRDMRPITMPRPRHAEDAALLAHQHAILGLLGEEVEQVFREELGETVHFPEAQHEEDSRGRARGMHS
- the sat gene encoding sulfate adenylyltransferase; translation: MIAPHGGTLVNRIIEGKERDALLAKAGSLPTIELDAWALSDVEMIAIGGFSPLEGFMTKNDYESVVTNRRLANGLVWTIPVTLAVSTQQAQGVKGDAALTAQGTVVAILHLTETYTPDKSLEAKQVFGTNDATHPGVARLQTIGEAYLGGRISVINRPKATTFLPYRLDPKDTRRVFAERGWKRIVAFQTRNPVHRAHEYIQKCALEICDGMLLHPIVGETKGDDISAAVRMKSYEVLLANYYPKDRVLLAVNPASMRYGGPREAIFHALIRKNYGCTHFIVGRDHAGVGKFYGTYDAQKIFDDFSPEEIGITPLNFENTAYCIVCGSMVSSKTCPHPAEKHLSLSGTKVRELLLAGTPPPPEVSRPEVAAVLIEAMRQRVAA
- a CDS encoding ABC transporter permease subunit, which encodes MTAGQTAAALLLLYGAWWLTSRLTPWPSPQAVFQVLGSNLHTPHFQAALLGSLRRMVMGYALVVVIGIGGGLLLGRIPLVDHVLGSFAVAIHAIPGAAWVPLSILWFGMTERAVIFTIVLGAAGVVIVSTDTGIREIPPLIARAAKTLGASGARYFWFVVVPAAIPKIVDGLRLAWAFGWRALMAGELFTSVHGLGGLLNQVVKTQDMTVLLALMTLIAGIGIGVDALFKGLQHRVWVRWGLV